The following coding sequences lie in one Gadus morhua chromosome 20, gadMor3.0, whole genome shotgun sequence genomic window:
- the ermn gene encoding cilia- and flagella-associated protein 251 — protein MEPETSHTQTHNAADLRASEVEVLRSHVVDIIGGAGRGARRSLEDPGKELQEEEDDEGDDSVFYDDGVPAPRPGEEEEEEEEKKEARPRLCDARKRREGLVGSEGGVGGPGPGEIDAVASSTQMERPQETQQDMMKSRLEEHQEPQRSLATGDSKDPGGGFTEDKHTPKARPELCTSIPKGDLVDVEQKEEEVEGEDKKGEEEEVSSRRQQRAEPAAEPGPGGRSKERRAPTTTTTTAAAAAIAVPEPAGAENLPQQMSSDELQIPGANREEPDQLEQPDHNSQSSTGRPQEPGPGYSTLPLPKKLSRSVSAKQVASDVEASAPRYNTLSYRKIQRGNTRQKIKEFEFKGMKL, from the exons ATGGAGCCTGAGACCAGCCACACCCAGACCCACAACGCTGCAGATCTGAGGGCGTCCGAGGTGGAGGTGCTGAGGTCGCACGTGGTGGACATCATCGGAGGGGCGGGCCGCGGGGCCCGTCGGAGCCTGGAGGACCCCGGCAaggagctgcaggaggaggaggacgacgaaggAGACGACTCGGTGTTCTACGACGACGGAGTCCCGGCTCCCCGgcccggggaggaggaggaggaggaggaggagaagaaggaggcccGACCTCGACTTTGCGACGCTAGGAAACGCAGAGAGGGGCTGGTCGGGAgcgaggggggagtgggggggccggggcctGGAGAGATTGATGCTGTTGCTTCATCCACGCAGATGGAGCGTCCCCAGGAGACACAACAGGACATGATGAAGAGCCGGCTGGAGGAACATCAAGAACCGCAGCGCAGCCTGGCCACCGGGGACTCCAAGGATCCCGGCGGTGGATTCACTGAGGACAAACACACGCCCAAGGCACGCCCTGAACTCTGCACATCCATACCAAAAG GAGATCTAGTGGAtgtggagcagaaggaggaggaggtggagggagaagataagaagggggaggaggaggaggtttcaTCCCGTCGGCAGCAGAGAGCGGAGCCTGCAGCTGAGCCGGGGCCCGGCGGCAGATCGAAGGAGAGAcgggcccccaccaccaccaccaccacggccgccgccgccgccatcgccGTCCCCGAGCCAGCTGGGGCGGAGAACCTCCCGCAGCAGATGTCTTCTGATGAACTCCAGATCCCGGGAGCGAACCGGGAGGAGCCGGACCAGCTTGAGCAGCCGGACCACAACTCCCAGAGTTCCACGGGACGCCCCCAGGAACCCGGTCCTGGATATTCCACCCTGCCTCTTCCTAAGAAATTGAGTCGCAGCGTCAGCGCCAAACAGGTTGCCTCGGATGTTGAGGCCTCCGCCCCCAGATACAACACCCTCTCCTACCGCAAGATTCAGAGAGGCAACACCCGGCAGAAGATCAAGGAGTTTGAGTTCAAGGGAATGAAGCTGTGA
- the galnt5 gene encoding polypeptide N-acetylgalactosaminyltransferase 5 has protein sequence MKIRKYFRGSGRVLAFVFIASVIWLLFDMAALRLSMSDNSSVLLKQRVVKERLIMKSQTTKMTLERRGGFKNPVQRVDYEGKDNVQLLDRVAGAYRRQHKEMGKGGKNKVNGDSLVLKRSKEAVPDFITLSPKLNLSEPIKDSVDIKVAQDSLINVTGPVVVTKALKLQPVVQENKHAPLPTARKDFQHTGNRSVVHVDPKVNKQVKEDPKAKSAKQGNEDSHIAKKHDLTKNKKQDNIISKRDFNATKEAGEPKPNQALDSLAKPVLAGRSRVHKVYALDVTSAPRDPKAVGQNGKVALVPSDKQAESKSRWAEGHFNVFLSDQIPLDRAIPDTRPKTCSDSVVHNDLPSTSVIFCFVDEVWSTLLRSVHSVLNRSPPHLLEEIILVDDCSTKAYLGKQLDEYMKKLPKVRIIRLKERQGLIRARLEGAAVAKGKVLTFLDSHVECNVGWLEPLLERVYLDRKKVVCPVIEVISSTDMSYVMVDNFQRGVFTWPLGFAWNTLSEEQIKKDKVNVSDPLRCPVMAGGLFSIDKSYFYELGAYDPGLDVWGGENMEISFKIWMCGGEIEIIPCSRVGHIFRGENPYKFPKNRQKTIQRNQARVAEVWLDEYKELFYGHGFHHLLDRSAVDIGDLTEQVALRQRLNCTSFKWYLDNVHPEIESHLVKAEGLMFNRGLRKCLALHGTVLSFATCDLTEKSQNFNYTWLRLLNQQDVCLSVQEEEQSKVALIPCDATKPMQRWFYKAAGSSMGEHIIAEAIVQDVCLEAGLKGSSLRINRCDASNTHQMWQFTHYYAKTT, from the exons ATGAAGATAAGGAAGTACTTCAGGGGCAGCGGGAGGGTGCTCGCCTTCGTGTTCATTGCCTCTGTGATTTGGCTGCTGTTTGACATGGCTGCCCTCCGCTTGTCCATGAGCGATAACAGCAGCGTGTTGCTGAAGCAGCGGGTGGTCAAGGAAAGGTTGATTATGAAAAGTCAGACCACCAAGATGACGCTAGAGAGGCGAGGGGGATTTAAGAACCCGGTGCAGAGGGTGGACTATGAAGGGAAGGACAACGTCCAGTTGTTGGACAGAGTAGCGGGTGCGTATAGACGCCAGCATAAAGAGATGGGGAAAGGAGGTAAAAACAAAGTTAATGGAGACTCTTTGGTTTTAAAAAGAAGTAAAGAAGCTGTCCCTGATTTCATCACACTCTCACCCAAGCTGAACCTTTCTGAGCCCATCAAAGACTCTGTTGACATAAAAGTGGCTCAGGATAGTTTGATCAATGTGACAGGTCCTGTCGTTGTGACAAAAGCGCTAAAACTTCAGCCTGTGGTACAGGAGAACAAACATGCTCCGCTACCTACCGCACGGAAGGACTTTCAGCACACGGGAAACAGAAGTGTTGTACATGTGGACCCCAAAGTAAACAAACAGGTTAAGGAGGACCCTAAGGCTAAGTCTGCTAAACAAGGAAATGAAGACAGCCACATTGCCAAAAAACATGacttaacaaaaaacaaaaaacaggacAACATAATTTCCAAAAGGGACTTCAATGCAACGAAAGAAGCCGGAGAACCGAAGCCAAACCAAGCTTTGGATTCATTGGCTAAGCCAGTGTTAGCTGGGAGATCAAGAGTCCACAAAGTGTACGCCCTGGATGTCACCAGTGCTCCCCGAGACCCCAAAGCAGTGGGCCAGAATGGGAAGGTCGCCCTGGTGCCCAGCGATAAGCAGGCGGAGTCCAAGAGCAGATGGGCGGAAGGGCACTTCAACGTGTTCCTCAGCGACCAGATACCCCTGGATCGAGCCATCCCGGACACCAGACCTAAGAC gtGCTCCGACAGCGTGGTCCACAACGACCTGCCGTCCACCAGCGTGATCTTCTGCTTCGTGGACGAGGTGTGGTCCACGCTGCTGCGCTCTGTGCACAGCGTCCTGAACCGCtcgcccccccacctcctggAAGAGATCATCCTGGTGGACGACTGCAGCACCAAAG CCTACCTTGGGAAGCAGCTGGATGAGTACATGAAGAAGCTGCCCAAGGTGCGCATCATCCGGCTGAAGGAGAGACAGGGTCTCATCCGGGCTCGGCTGGAAGGAGCTGCCGTCGCCAAAG GCAAGGTTCTCACGTTCCTGGACTCGCACGTGGAGTGCAACGTGGGCTGGCTGGAGCCTCTGCTGGAGAGGGTTTACCTGGACCGGAAGAAGGTGGTGTGCCCGGTCATCGAGGTCATCAGCAGTACGGATATGAG TTACGTGATGGTTGACAACTTCCAGAGAGGCGttttcacatggcctctggggTTCGCCTGGAACACACTGTCAGAGGAGCAAATCAAGAAGGACAAAGTGAACGTCTCGGATCCCCTCAG ATGTCCTGTCATGGCTGGCGGGCTTTTCTCTATCGACAAGTCATACTTCTACGAGCTTGGGGCTTATGACCCGGGACTCGATGTGTGGGGTGGCGAGAACATGGAAATCTCCTTCAAG ATTTGGATGTGCGGGGGCGAGATCGAGATCATCCCCTGCTCTCGAGTGGGCCACATCTTCCGGGGCGAGAACCCGTACAAGTTCCCCAAGAACCGGCAGAAGACGATCCAGAGGAACCAGGCGCGCGTTGCGGAGGTGTGGCTGGACGAATACAAGGAGCTGTTCTACGGCCACGGCTTCCACCACCTCCTTGACCGCAGCGCCGTGGACATCGGGGACCTCACGGAGCAGGTCGCCCTCCGGCAGAGGCTCAACTGCACCAGCTTCAAGTGGTACCTGGACAACGTGCACCCCGAGATCGAGTCCCACCTGGTGAAAGCCGAGGGCTTG ATGTTCAATCGTGGTTTAAGAAAGTGCCTTGCTCTACACGGAACTGTTCTGTCCTTCGCAACGTGTGATCTCACCGAAAAG AGCCAGAACTTTAATTACACCTGGCTGCGGCTGCTCAACCAGCAGGACGTCtgcctctcagttcaggaggaggagcagtctAAGGTGGCTCTGATACCATGTGACGCCACCAAGCCGATGCAACGCTGGTTCTACAAAGCCGCCGGCTCGTCGATG GGGGAGCACATCATCGCCGAGGCCATCGTGCAGGACGTGTGCCTGGAGGCCGGCCTCAAGGGCTCGTCCCTCCGGATCAACCGCTGTGATGCCAGCAACACCCACCAGATGTGGCAGTTCACCCACTATTACGCTAAGACAACCTAG